From the Oleiphilus messinensis genome, one window contains:
- a CDS encoding response regulator, whose amino-acid sequence MNSIKILLVEDNCDEEELAMRALRRSGITNEVCVVRDGQEAIDYVFAQGPHAGRKDINDPYVILLDINLPKLNGLEVLKRIRDNEATALIPVVLLTSSDEERDMVEGYKLGANSYINKPYDFSEFANQMKMLGTYWLDINKFPPIKARD is encoded by the coding sequence ATGAATTCCATAAAGATATTACTCGTAGAAGATAACTGCGATGAAGAAGAGCTGGCGATGCGCGCACTGAGACGCTCCGGTATTACCAATGAAGTGTGCGTCGTCAGGGATGGCCAAGAGGCCATAGACTACGTTTTTGCCCAAGGCCCTCACGCTGGCCGTAAAGATATCAATGATCCCTATGTGATTTTGTTAGATATCAATTTACCCAAGTTAAATGGGCTGGAAGTGTTGAAACGTATTCGTGACAACGAAGCGACAGCGTTGATTCCCGTCGTTCTCTTAACGTCCTCGGACGAAGAGAGGGATATGGTCGAAGGTTACAAGCTCGGCGCCAATAGTTACATTAACAAGCCTTATGATTTTTCCGAGTTTGCGAATCAAATGAAAATGCTGGGAACTTATTGGCTTGATATCAATAAGTTTCCTCCGATAAAAGCCAGAGATTGA
- a CDS encoding DUF4124 domain-containing protein: MMECRINQVVVASVVRWIICCVACTFLMLCSINASAKIYKCVVNGKTVYSDEVCGDGAQEMDIKITPAPSKPAQAPSTQEIEKLTEDMARDRQVRELDRAIVAQERKIERLKNDFNDTIQRLEQELADVRSDLDRAWRDKSAKYTRQDLRDKKRDIQNQISDIRRRHYTEVGKAQDELYQLRKKRRRLPQ, from the coding sequence ATGATGGAATGCCGTATAAATCAGGTTGTTGTGGCAAGCGTGGTTAGGTGGATCATTTGCTGTGTCGCATGTACATTTCTGATGCTGTGTAGTATCAATGCTAGCGCGAAAATCTACAAATGTGTCGTGAATGGGAAAACCGTTTATTCTGATGAGGTGTGTGGCGATGGCGCCCAGGAAATGGATATCAAAATCACGCCCGCACCATCAAAGCCCGCCCAGGCACCGAGCACTCAAGAAATAGAAAAACTGACCGAAGATATGGCCAGAGATCGTCAGGTTCGTGAACTGGATCGTGCTATCGTTGCACAGGAACGGAAAATTGAACGGTTGAAAAACGACTTCAATGACACCATTCAGAGATTGGAGCAGGAGCTTGCTGACGTTCGATCTGATCTGGATCGGGCCTGGCGGGATAAATCTGCGAAGTATACCCGACAGGATTTGCGGGACAAAAAGCGGGATATTCAGAATCAGATTTCGGATATCCGTCGTCGCCATTACACCGAAGTGGGTAAAGCTCAGGATGAGTTGTATCAATTGCGCAAGAAGAGGCGCAGACTACCGCAATAA
- a CDS encoding peptidylprolyl isomerase — MPRASARHILVNSEELCSQLKSEIEGGADFAEIAKQHSSCPSGRQGGDLGEFGPGQMVKEFDEVVFSAPVGQVQGPVKTQFGFHLVEVTNRTE; from the coding sequence ATGCCACGAGCATCTGCACGTCACATATTGGTTAACTCTGAGGAGTTATGTTCACAGCTAAAATCAGAAATTGAAGGTGGGGCAGATTTTGCTGAAATTGCAAAGCAGCATTCATCGTGTCCATCTGGACGTCAGGGGGGAGATCTGGGCGAATTCGGGCCAGGCCAGATGGTCAAAGAGTTTGACGAAGTTGTGTTCAGCGCGCCGGTAGGGCAAGTGCAAGGGCCGGTCAAGACCCAGTTCGGATTTCACTTGGTTGAAGTGACAAACCGGACTGAGTAA
- the oxyR gene encoding DNA-binding transcriptional regulator OxyR — translation MVKLRDLEYLNAIDKYKHFSKAAEACFVSQPTLSGQIMKLEDQLGLQLIERHRRNVMLTPAGEQLVKQARQVLQAAHEFEEVARALLDPLAGDLHVGLIPTVAPYLLPHIIQNLNTKLPKINLYLHEAQTKHLLQELNDGHLDLIILPWLEEMDRFERYDLFEEPLLLAAPHNHPLAKKSKVALEDLNDQPILTLEDGHCLRDQALGYCFTAGAREDHRFQATSLETLRFMVASGMGITMLPQLAIQNPDQDGYLRYIPFKNPVPKRQIALLIRPNYSRMECIRAVVASIRQSVQSLF, via the coding sequence ATGGTAAAACTGCGTGACCTTGAGTACTTGAACGCAATCGACAAGTACAAACACTTCAGCAAAGCTGCAGAAGCATGCTTTGTCAGCCAGCCAACCCTCAGCGGTCAAATCATGAAACTGGAGGATCAGCTGGGGCTGCAGTTAATTGAACGTCATCGCCGCAACGTTATGTTGACGCCGGCCGGAGAACAACTGGTGAAACAGGCGCGTCAGGTTTTGCAGGCTGCACACGAATTTGAAGAGGTCGCAAGGGCTCTGCTGGATCCATTGGCAGGTGATCTGCACGTGGGACTGATCCCTACTGTCGCACCTTACCTCCTGCCGCACATTATTCAAAATCTTAATACCAAACTTCCAAAAATAAACCTGTATTTGCACGAAGCTCAGACCAAGCATTTATTGCAAGAGTTAAATGACGGCCATTTAGACTTGATTATTCTACCCTGGCTTGAAGAAATGGATCGCTTTGAGCGTTACGACCTGTTTGAAGAACCCCTGTTACTCGCGGCCCCACACAACCATCCATTAGCCAAAAAATCAAAAGTCGCTCTCGAAGACCTGAATGACCAGCCAATTCTGACTCTGGAAGATGGCCATTGCCTTCGAGATCAGGCGTTAGGCTACTGTTTTACCGCCGGCGCCCGTGAAGACCACCGCTTTCAAGCCACCAGCCTGGAAACCCTCCGTTTCATGGTTGCAAGCGGGATGGGCATTACGATGCTGCCACAACTGGCGATCCAGAATCCTGATCAGGATGGATACCTCCGCTATATCCCTTTCAAGAACCCGGTTCCCAAGCGCCAGATTGCACTGCTCATACGCCCTAACTATTCAAGAATGGAATGCATCCGGGCCGTCGTGGCGTCCATACGCCAGTCAGTACAGAGCCTGTTTTAG
- a CDS encoding putative solute-binding protein, with the protein MKRFLVLVFTLVTMLSTHSYAEQDQTSAGEMPVRLELATAIKKSICVYDPLGKKGDIYNIVNDYALDMATTGVQFELIPFTDESVAVGDFLARQCDMIAATDIRLRPFSKFAGTISAVGALPSTEDLRILLRALNRRKAEKWLDNGRFAVMGIFPMGAGYLFVDDRSMNSAQKLAGKKIATLTHHPDAMHMTRYVGATPVPSEVTTFGGKFNNGSVNVCYAPAAAYNAFELYRGLGENGGIIKYPLGQLTLLLVSRSNEFDLNFKRKSRRTAMGMFHKAFHIVRQHELSIDKKYWVDIPQKDIDGYQEMFRQNRMSLRDEGVYDAKLLKVMRKVRCISNRAAPECARDADRE; encoded by the coding sequence ATGAAAAGATTTTTAGTATTGGTATTCACGCTGGTAACCATGCTGAGTACCCATTCATATGCCGAACAAGACCAGACTTCTGCGGGAGAAATGCCAGTAAGGCTTGAACTGGCAACGGCAATCAAAAAAAGTATTTGTGTCTACGATCCACTGGGTAAAAAAGGCGATATCTATAATATCGTGAATGACTATGCACTGGACATGGCCACAACTGGCGTACAATTTGAACTGATCCCATTTACTGATGAGAGTGTTGCCGTGGGTGACTTTCTCGCACGCCAGTGCGATATGATTGCTGCGACAGATATCCGGTTGCGTCCCTTCTCCAAGTTTGCCGGCACCATCAGTGCTGTAGGTGCCCTGCCCTCCACAGAAGATCTGCGCATACTGCTTCGGGCCCTGAACCGTCGCAAAGCCGAAAAATGGCTCGACAATGGTCGCTTTGCGGTCATGGGAATCTTTCCAATGGGTGCAGGTTATCTCTTTGTTGATGACCGCTCCATGAACTCGGCTCAGAAACTCGCCGGTAAAAAAATTGCGACACTAACGCACCACCCGGATGCCATGCACATGACCCGCTACGTCGGTGCGACACCGGTTCCGTCTGAAGTTACCACCTTCGGGGGCAAGTTCAACAATGGTTCCGTCAATGTCTGTTACGCACCGGCAGCGGCATATAATGCTTTTGAGCTGTACCGTGGTCTGGGTGAAAATGGTGGCATCATAAAATATCCATTAGGCCAGCTCACCTTGCTCCTGGTTTCTCGCAGCAATGAATTCGACCTGAATTTCAAACGCAAATCCCGCAGAACGGCAATGGGCATGTTCCACAAAGCATTCCATATCGTTCGGCAACATGAACTCAGTATTGACAAGAAATACTGGGTCGATATCCCGCAAAAAGACATCGATGGCTATCAGGAAATGTTCCGCCAAAACCGCATGTCCCTGCGTGATGAAGGGGTCTATGACGCCAAATTACTCAAAGTTATGCGAAAAGTACGCTGCATCAGCAACCGCGCGGCGCCAGAATGTGCCCGGGATGCGGACAGAGAATGA
- a CDS encoding helix-turn-helix transcriptional regulator, translating into MSKTSTHLNELRFPGNYLDIIVRAWSQAGLPTDEIIKIATKQGRVPVSASQPINGEDLLFLFGIAQPYLPQNEPFSLTLSEQFNFTSLGDLGLAVITAENLKHVLDLFVRYHNLYIPGSEVNYWFTGETIHLGINVSDCFAEMQAFLEEVVVAVIVRFSDYFNSNLQPTSVSFAHPNTYPIEAYKNYFKCHVEFNADSTELEFPLMSLKASTSMAEANTHAELERKLSAALEQQTKTLSWTEKIRVAWQNSTSAGVTATLEDIANQFNASVRTLERRLEKENTSFRNIVAEARLSQANDLLTNTDIPISVIGFLVGFQDSTSFSRFFKQYMGVSPNHVRAQAEKP; encoded by the coding sequence ATGTCGAAAACTTCTACACACCTTAATGAACTTCGCTTTCCGGGTAACTACCTGGATATTATTGTCCGGGCATGGTCACAAGCAGGCCTGCCCACTGACGAAATCATCAAAATCGCCACAAAACAAGGCAGGGTGCCTGTCAGCGCCAGTCAACCAATAAATGGCGAAGATCTTCTCTTCCTGTTCGGCATTGCCCAACCCTATTTACCCCAAAATGAGCCGTTCAGCCTCACTTTGTCGGAACAGTTTAATTTCACGAGCCTCGGTGACCTGGGATTAGCCGTGATTACAGCCGAAAACCTGAAGCACGTACTGGACCTGTTCGTACGGTATCACAACCTTTATATACCGGGGTCGGAGGTAAATTACTGGTTTACCGGAGAAACAATCCATTTGGGCATCAACGTCAGTGATTGTTTCGCAGAGATGCAAGCCTTTCTCGAAGAAGTGGTTGTTGCCGTCATCGTCAGATTTTCCGATTACTTTAATAGTAACCTGCAACCCACTTCCGTGAGCTTCGCTCACCCCAACACTTACCCTATCGAGGCTTATAAAAACTATTTCAAATGTCACGTTGAGTTCAATGCGGACAGCACAGAGCTTGAATTTCCCTTAATGTCCTTGAAGGCCTCAACCTCAATGGCAGAAGCCAATACCCACGCGGAACTGGAACGTAAACTCAGTGCCGCACTGGAACAACAAACAAAAACATTGAGCTGGACCGAAAAAATCAGGGTCGCCTGGCAAAATTCTACAAGTGCCGGGGTAACCGCAACACTGGAAGATATTGCCAATCAGTTTAATGCCAGTGTCCGGACTCTGGAACGACGCTTGGAAAAAGAAAATACAAGTTTCCGAAACATTGTTGCCGAGGCCCGCCTTTCCCAAGCCAACGATTTACTGACAAACACTGACATTCCCATATCCGTCATTGGTTTCCTGGTCGGTTTTCAAGACAGCACATCCTTCTCCCGCTTTTTCAAGCAATACATGGGAGTAAGCCCCAATCATGTCCGGGCGCAGGCCGAGAAGCCCTGA
- a CDS encoding IS200/IS605 family accessory protein TnpB-related protein, whose translation MNTPTKTLTFETRLDLNHEQDAALCQYAELWNQVKFRWFANLQKPKAQQLNRTQFMHEMGMPFSYRVFQGVQQSIKGLIQSYQTNRNNRLVTLDVKIKQLEKTLNKLKQRCDHVAEKGCPQQAKQLRNRLRQKQVKLHRWQQKQAALVAEKQENKTPICFGGRKLLKERQTLKSNEGIRDWQCRWHEARHREFLLVGSHDESWGCQNAQLSPSEQEDAYQLKLLVPHQLRATFGTTINIDRLQFKHGKAAIAQAVWQNQVKKHDKSIKGQSLSFRFKRDKKGWRLLVSVEVAGPTEQAVWIDADQGVIGVDVNPDHLAVVELDRNGNPLQHRTFDLPLHYKNDAQRAAIVGDAVRDLMDFAAQQSKAVVIEKLDFQQKKRQYQKQDHPQYARMLNAFAYGKVKDLIETQSIKRGIRLYHVNPAYTSLLGRMKYRDRHGFSDHHAAALVIGRRHYGFKEKPPKQLIGINAKGIVKTDHPPVRMALGDYQYYNKLQRWYRPLEKSIDFLSGWRHFRRVNRVSYSVEARLDGRPGMSPDLIQESTPVFSAHPAL comes from the coding sequence GTGAATACGCCAACGAAAACACTCACCTTTGAAACCCGGCTTGATTTGAATCATGAGCAGGATGCGGCATTGTGTCAATATGCCGAGCTGTGGAATCAAGTGAAGTTTCGTTGGTTTGCTAACTTACAAAAGCCTAAAGCCCAGCAATTGAATCGTACCCAGTTTATGCATGAAATGGGGATGCCGTTCAGCTATCGGGTGTTTCAAGGCGTCCAGCAAAGCATTAAAGGCTTAATCCAGTCTTACCAAACCAATCGAAACAACCGATTGGTGACGCTGGACGTTAAAATCAAACAGCTGGAGAAAACGCTCAACAAGCTAAAGCAGCGCTGTGATCATGTTGCAGAGAAAGGCTGCCCGCAACAGGCAAAACAACTTCGCAACAGGCTGCGACAGAAGCAAGTGAAACTGCATCGTTGGCAGCAAAAGCAGGCCGCCTTGGTGGCCGAAAAACAGGAAAACAAAACACCGATTTGTTTTGGTGGTCGAAAGCTGCTGAAAGAGCGACAAACACTAAAATCCAATGAAGGGATCAGGGATTGGCAATGTCGCTGGCACGAAGCGCGACACCGTGAATTTCTATTAGTGGGTTCTCATGATGAATCCTGGGGCTGTCAAAATGCCCAGCTATCGCCCAGTGAGCAAGAAGATGCTTACCAACTAAAACTCCTGGTGCCCCATCAATTACGCGCCACGTTCGGCACGACCATTAATATTGATCGCCTGCAATTCAAGCATGGTAAGGCGGCTATTGCCCAAGCCGTTTGGCAGAATCAGGTTAAAAAACACGATAAATCAATCAAAGGGCAATCCCTGAGCTTTCGATTTAAGCGAGACAAAAAAGGTTGGCGGTTACTCGTTAGCGTGGAAGTGGCAGGTCCAACAGAGCAAGCAGTGTGGATCGATGCTGATCAAGGTGTCATTGGTGTGGATGTCAACCCGGATCACTTAGCGGTCGTCGAGCTGGATCGAAACGGTAACCCACTGCAACACCGAACGTTTGACTTACCGTTACACTATAAGAATGATGCTCAACGGGCGGCCATTGTTGGGGATGCCGTACGAGACCTGATGGACTTTGCCGCACAGCAAAGTAAAGCGGTGGTGATCGAAAAGCTGGATTTTCAGCAAAAGAAACGGCAGTACCAAAAGCAGGATCATCCTCAGTATGCCCGGATGTTGAATGCCTTTGCTTACGGTAAGGTCAAGGACTTGATTGAAACGCAAAGCATAAAGCGCGGCATACGCCTTTATCACGTCAATCCGGCTTATACCTCATTATTGGGGCGGATGAAGTATCGCGATCGACACGGTTTTTCAGATCACCACGCGGCCGCGTTAGTGATTGGTCGTCGGCATTATGGCTTTAAAGAAAAGCCGCCAAAACAACTCATTGGTATTAACGCGAAGGGTATCGTTAAGACCGATCATCCGCCTGTAAGGATGGCGCTCGGGGATTATCAGTATTACAACAAACTTCAGCGTTGGTACCGACCACTCGAAAAATCAATAGATTTTCTGAGTGGCTGGCGTCACTTTCGTCGTGTGAATCGGGTTAGTTACTCCGTCGAGGCTCGCCTTGATGGTAGACCGGGCATGAGTCCCGACTTGATTCAGGAAAGCACTCCAGTGTTTTCCGCGCACCCTGCGCTGTAG
- a CDS encoding MerR family DNA-binding transcriptional regulator, whose translation MAEFLSIGAAAFLLGVAVSTLRRWEKESRFFSDFRTLGGHRRKNQRAIA comes from the coding sequence ATGGCTGAATTTCTATCGATAGGCGCTGCCGCTTTTCTGCTGGGTGTGGCCGTTTCCACCCTTCGTCGCTGGGAAAAAGAATCACGATTTTTCTCAGATTTCCGTACGCTTGGTGGCCATCGTCGTAAAAATCAACGAGCCATCGCCTAG
- a CDS encoding Hpt domain-containing protein, whose amino-acid sequence MANSEIWDREGALARIRGREKLLFKLITAFCESIPEQYDELLGAIAAPPSDSPDYENICALAHGIKGAAANVGAVQVQDICARIEAATRDSPVDPQIQVLGQELSVAFPPLLACFNDYLSNADLA is encoded by the coding sequence ATGGCAAACTCGGAAATCTGGGATCGTGAAGGCGCCTTGGCCAGGATTCGTGGCCGGGAAAAATTGCTGTTCAAATTGATAACCGCATTTTGTGAATCGATCCCTGAACAATATGATGAACTACTTGGGGCTATCGCGGCTCCGCCATCAGATTCTCCCGATTATGAAAACATTTGTGCCCTGGCCCATGGTATTAAAGGTGCGGCCGCAAATGTGGGGGCGGTTCAGGTGCAGGATATTTGCGCCCGGATTGAGGCGGCGACTCGAGACAGTCCTGTTGATCCACAAATTCAAGTGCTCGGCCAAGAATTGAGTGTGGCTTTCCCGCCTTTGCTTGCATGTTTTAATGATTACCTCTCAAATGCAGATTTGGCATAG
- a CDS encoding DMT family transporter, whose protein sequence is MPVSAAYALVVCIWSFTPLAIVWSNATLTPIAAVGIRMGIAALLGSLLMRLFSLKQSWSGSALKAYMLSTLGVFGGTVLTYLAAQTVPSGVLSVCYAMSPMLSGMLSFIIFKDRSINIIGWLAMVLALTGIFVVFLGGSGSDLEYGIGIYQLFGAVCCFSLSGVLTQHKARGMHPLAITVGALWVSMPLFLIAWWTLDGQMPVLDWSSKSPWAVIFLALFGSLLGFVSYYFILQRLHASTVALVTVVTPLFALMLGAMLNAEILPGRVYWGAFVVLSGLVLYVWREAIRRRFQSQGFACSVTRK, encoded by the coding sequence ATGCCCGTTTCGGCAGCTTATGCCCTCGTTGTTTGTATTTGGTCTTTTACACCACTGGCCATTGTATGGAGCAATGCAACACTGACTCCGATTGCGGCGGTCGGAATCCGGATGGGTATTGCAGCTTTGCTCGGGTCGCTACTGATGCGTTTGTTCTCACTTAAACAGTCCTGGAGTGGGTCTGCATTGAAAGCGTATATGTTGTCAACGCTTGGTGTTTTTGGTGGTACCGTGTTGACTTATCTGGCGGCGCAAACCGTTCCGTCGGGTGTGCTATCCGTGTGTTATGCCATGTCGCCAATGTTGTCGGGTATGCTCTCTTTCATCATTTTCAAGGATCGATCTATCAATATTATCGGCTGGTTGGCCATGGTTCTGGCATTAACCGGGATTTTCGTTGTGTTCTTGGGGGGCTCCGGATCGGATTTAGAATACGGTATCGGTATATATCAGTTATTCGGAGCGGTATGTTGTTTTAGTTTGAGTGGTGTGTTAACGCAGCACAAGGCGCGTGGCATGCATCCACTTGCGATTACAGTGGGTGCGCTTTGGGTGTCGATGCCGCTGTTTTTAATCGCGTGGTGGACTCTGGATGGTCAAATGCCAGTTCTTGATTGGTCCAGCAAATCGCCTTGGGCCGTGATCTTCCTGGCATTATTTGGATCGCTTTTAGGGTTCGTGTCCTATTACTTTATCTTGCAGCGCTTACATGCATCGACCGTGGCACTGGTTACGGTGGTTACCCCGCTGTTTGCTCTGATGTTGGGGGCGATGCTCAATGCAGAGATATTGCCGGGCAGGGTTTATTGGGGGGCATTTGTGGTGCTCTCCGGATTGGTTCTTTATGTCTGGCGTGAAGCGATCCGCAGGCGTTTCCAATCGCAGGGATTTGCCTGCTCAGTCACGCGGAAATAG
- a CDS encoding molybdopterin oxidoreductase family protein translates to MLFGRKDRKPIKIVDKHVAEWKYTTCGYCSTGCSIEVGLNEAGKPVATRGHAEADVNRGKLCIKGIFEHELFEAAGRGEVPLVRDKPYDSWRQTSWDSALDKMASEITRIQETYGRDSFAVVSTGQILTEEFYTLGKLVRGCIGTNNYDGNTTLCMASAVSGYKRSFGSDGPPGCYDDFEHTHCLIAWGSNLPEQHPIIYWRLKEALEKRKFPLIVVDPRVTMLAQFADMHLPITPGTDLVLLNSLMHVILAEGLEDRDYIEKHTQGIEAVEELVKQYDPVTASKICGIDEDTIRNVARLYAKAPAAMSIWTMGINQSTHGSDGVVGINNLNLVTGNIGKPGGTSLSITGQCNAMGTREWSSCSGLPGYRALENPAHRKQISEFWGVDEDFFPEKRGMFMTDIFPAIETGQIKGLWLVATNPMTSMPQSSRIRKTLEKLDFLVVQDAYQDVESTQYAHMYLPAAVWAEKEGVFTNTERRVNIVRQVVQPKAQSKADFWIFTELAKRFPNSANMTFAQSPAEAFVEMTELSKGEGRTLNISGMDHDKIEAARGIQWPYRDSDDGLKGDPRLYADGVYQTATGKANLIALPFINNNECPDDDYPFWLNSGRVVEHFHTRTRTGKIGNCNKFSPTPYMEMNPDAARDLGVKHQSYVRLVSRRGDSVVMVQLTQRVPRNMVFIPFHFHDCVNRVSLGLLDPHSRQPAFKQCAVRVEPIDQGLAAQLNRERRTF, encoded by the coding sequence ATGTTATTTGGGCGTAAAGACCGAAAACCCATCAAAATTGTGGATAAGCACGTCGCTGAATGGAAGTACACCACATGCGGCTACTGCTCTACAGGGTGTTCCATTGAGGTAGGCTTGAACGAGGCTGGAAAACCCGTTGCAACCCGAGGTCACGCCGAGGCAGATGTGAATCGTGGCAAGCTGTGTATAAAAGGTATTTTTGAGCATGAGCTGTTCGAAGCCGCCGGTCGGGGAGAAGTGCCGCTGGTTCGTGATAAACCCTATGATAGCTGGCGTCAGACATCCTGGGACTCTGCGCTGGATAAAATGGCGAGTGAAATTACCCGAATTCAGGAAACCTATGGCCGGGATTCTTTTGCTGTGGTTTCAACCGGTCAAATATTGACAGAAGAGTTCTACACGCTTGGCAAGCTGGTGCGTGGCTGCATTGGCACCAATAATTATGACGGCAATACCACGTTGTGTATGGCTTCTGCCGTTTCGGGTTACAAACGTTCATTTGGATCAGATGGTCCGCCGGGTTGTTATGATGACTTTGAGCATACACATTGCCTTATCGCCTGGGGCTCCAATCTGCCCGAGCAACACCCGATTATTTATTGGCGATTGAAAGAAGCGCTGGAGAAACGCAAGTTTCCGCTGATTGTAGTTGATCCACGGGTGACGATGCTGGCTCAGTTTGCCGATATGCACCTACCGATTACACCGGGTACAGATTTAGTGTTACTTAACAGCTTGATGCACGTAATCCTGGCGGAAGGTCTGGAAGACCGGGATTACATTGAGAAACACACGCAGGGTATCGAAGCAGTAGAAGAGTTGGTCAAACAGTATGATCCGGTAACGGCATCAAAAATTTGTGGTATTGATGAAGATACCATTCGTAACGTAGCTCGCTTGTATGCTAAAGCACCTGCGGCAATGAGTATCTGGACGATGGGGATCAATCAGAGCACTCATGGTTCTGATGGGGTTGTTGGAATAAACAACTTGAATCTGGTAACCGGGAACATCGGTAAGCCAGGAGGAACCAGCCTTTCGATTACCGGACAGTGTAACGCTATGGGAACCCGGGAGTGGTCATCCTGTTCCGGATTGCCGGGCTATCGAGCTCTGGAAAATCCGGCCCACAGGAAACAGATTTCGGAATTCTGGGGTGTCGATGAAGACTTCTTCCCCGAAAAACGTGGCATGTTCATGACCGATATTTTCCCGGCCATAGAAACCGGACAGATCAAGGGACTCTGGTTGGTGGCAACGAATCCGATGACGTCAATGCCTCAAAGTTCGCGAATTCGTAAAACCCTGGAAAAACTTGATTTTCTGGTTGTCCAGGACGCATATCAGGATGTTGAAAGCACACAATACGCTCATATGTACCTGCCAGCGGCAGTCTGGGCCGAAAAAGAAGGTGTGTTCACCAACACCGAGCGCCGAGTTAACATTGTGCGACAAGTCGTTCAGCCCAAAGCACAGTCGAAAGCGGATTTCTGGATTTTTACAGAGTTGGCGAAACGATTCCCCAATTCAGCCAATATGACGTTTGCACAATCGCCCGCGGAAGCCTTTGTGGAAATGACGGAGCTTTCGAAAGGCGAAGGCCGAACGCTGAACATCTCCGGGATGGATCATGACAAAATTGAAGCAGCACGCGGTATTCAGTGGCCTTATCGTGATTCGGATGATGGCTTGAAAGGCGATCCACGACTTTATGCCGATGGTGTTTACCAAACCGCAACCGGTAAAGCTAATCTGATCGCATTGCCATTTATTAACAATAATGAATGCCCCGATGATGATTATCCGTTCTGGCTCAATAGTGGCCGCGTTGTAGAGCATTTCCACACCCGAACCCGAACCGGAAAGATTGGCAACTGTAATAAATTCAGTCCAACACCCTACATGGAAATGAATCCTGATGCTGCCCGTGATTTGGGGGTTAAGCATCAATCCTATGTTCGGCTGGTGTCCCGACGCGGTGATTCGGTCGTGATGGTGCAGTTAACGCAACGGGTTCCCCGAAACATGGTTTTCATTCCGTTTCATTTTCACGACTGTGTCAACCGCGTGTCGCTTGGCTTATTGGATCCCCATTCCCGTCAACCGGCATTCAAGCAGTGTGCGGTGCGCGTAGAACCGATTGATCAGGGATTGGCCGCGCAGTTGAACAGAGAGCGCCGAACATTCTAG